Proteins encoded together in one Hymenobacter monticola window:
- a CDS encoding fibronectin type III domain-containing protein, whose protein sequence is MKKLFLLLITALALPVVAQAQAQPAPRKGPQPEPPIYPAPEGVWVVISGSALNPDKPSGRLVGARVFRADAGSNSYKEIGQIREAATLADFRTIAGPQAIDALKATQRLTSDEAAWAFIQAHPNVRDYGLQALDMPFRQALGTAFLDASAKDAKPGTRYAYRVQPIYATAELNKAAEGKFFEKTVEMGRLSPLPRPRASYVRGLDSVMTVRWVARAQPASDPLTTVYGRVWRQGPGERGFSLAADRVLASRERDSLYFNFDERVRPESLYRYYLQPLDFVGNPGPASDTTYALSVDPRRTALVSGVSARDTAAGIALAWPTLPAKGYWAGIEIQRSRDARGSYVRLDTVPATATGYLDTRLLPNVAYHYRLRALLLGGRTPDVASGTAMAAHRPTNGRSPLAPVALSGEPEGRHVRLRWQPAAPDLNHDAYFVYRGTSRQDSLVVVSPALHGNTTTFLDTTAANGRRQYTYVVQAVNKNNQASPFSEPVAVQPQRAMTVVAPLGLQAYADGTALRLSWDDAARRDAAVVAYHLYRRPAAPETAGKAGFKLLTGNAVRGASYEDEGQPGEAYQYAVAAVDALDNESAWSPVATVRVPAAPLLPPSRMNARPVPAGLELSWTHPAVAVPKGYALYRRARQEAKPLRLATLTPAQTRYVDQTAKPGTLYIYSLSALGAAQESARTSEISARR, encoded by the coding sequence ATGAAAAAGCTATTCCTCCTTCTAATAACCGCGCTGGCCTTGCCAGTTGTCGCCCAGGCCCAAGCTCAGCCCGCGCCCCGCAAAGGCCCCCAGCCCGAGCCGCCCATCTACCCCGCGCCCGAAGGCGTGTGGGTGGTCATCAGCGGCTCAGCGTTGAACCCCGACAAGCCCTCAGGCCGCCTGGTGGGCGCCCGCGTCTTCCGGGCCGATGCCGGCAGCAACAGCTATAAGGAAATCGGTCAGATTCGGGAAGCCGCTACCCTGGCCGACTTCCGTACCATTGCTGGCCCGCAGGCCATCGACGCGCTGAAAGCCACTCAGAGGCTGACTTCCGATGAGGCGGCCTGGGCCTTCATTCAGGCCCACCCCAACGTGCGCGACTACGGCCTGCAAGCCCTCGACATGCCCTTCCGCCAGGCCCTGGGCACGGCGTTTCTGGATGCCTCGGCTAAAGATGCCAAGCCTGGTACGCGCTACGCCTACCGGGTGCAGCCCATTTATGCCACCGCCGAGCTGAACAAGGCGGCCGAGGGCAAGTTTTTCGAGAAAACCGTGGAAATGGGCCGGCTCTCGCCGCTGCCACGGCCCCGCGCCAGCTACGTGCGCGGCCTCGATTCGGTGATGACCGTGCGCTGGGTGGCCCGCGCCCAGCCCGCTTCCGACCCGCTCACCACCGTGTACGGCCGGGTGTGGCGGCAGGGGCCGGGCGAGCGGGGCTTTAGCCTGGCCGCCGACCGTGTGCTGGCCAGCCGGGAGCGCGACTCGCTGTACTTCAACTTCGACGAGCGGGTGCGGCCCGAAAGCCTCTACCGCTACTACCTGCAGCCCCTCGACTTCGTGGGCAACCCCGGCCCGGCCTCCGACACCACCTACGCCCTGTCCGTCGACCCGCGCCGCACGGCCCTGGTAAGCGGCGTTTCGGCCCGCGACACGGCCGCCGGCATCGCCCTGGCCTGGCCCACGCTGCCAGCCAAGGGCTACTGGGCCGGCATCGAAATCCAACGCTCGCGCGACGCCCGCGGCAGCTACGTGCGCCTCGACACTGTGCCCGCCACCGCCACCGGCTACCTCGACACCCGCTTGCTGCCCAACGTGGCCTACCACTACCGCCTGCGCGCTCTGCTGCTGGGTGGCCGCACGCCCGACGTAGCCTCGGGCACGGCCATGGCGGCGCACCGGCCTACCAACGGCCGGTCGCCGCTGGCCCCGGTAGCCCTCAGCGGCGAGCCCGAAGGTCGCCACGTGCGCCTGCGCTGGCAGCCCGCCGCGCCCGACCTCAACCACGATGCCTACTTCGTGTACCGGGGCACCTCGCGGCAGGACTCGCTGGTGGTGGTTTCGCCAGCCTTGCACGGCAACACCACCACCTTTCTTGATACCACCGCCGCCAACGGCCGCCGCCAGTACACCTACGTGGTGCAGGCCGTGAACAAGAACAACCAGGCCAGCCCCTTTTCAGAGCCCGTAGCTGTGCAGCCCCAGCGCGCGATGACGGTAGTGGCCCCCTTGGGCCTGCAAGCCTACGCCGACGGCACCGCCCTGCGCCTGAGCTGGGACGATGCCGCCCGCCGCGATGCCGCCGTGGTGGCTTACCACCTCTACCGCCGCCCGGCCGCGCCTGAAACCGCTGGCAAAGCTGGCTTCAAGCTACTAACTGGCAACGCTGTGCGCGGCGCTTCTTACGAAGACGAAGGCCAGCCCGGCGAGGCATACCAGTACGCCGTAGCCGCTGTGGATGCACTGGACAACGAAAGCGCTTGGTCGCCGGTGGCCACGGTGCGGGTGCCGGCCGCGCCGCTGCTGCCGCCCTCACGCATGAATGCCCGCCCCGTGCCCGCCGGCCTGGAGCTGAGTTGGACGCACCCCGCTGTGGCCGTGCCCAAAGGCTACGCTCTCTACCGCCGCGCCCGCCAGGAAGCTAAGCCGCTGCGCCTGGCCACCCTCACGCCGGCCCAGACGCGCTACGTCGACCAAACCGCCAAGCCCGGCACGCTCTACATCTACTCCCTCTCGGCGCTGGGCGCCGCCCAGGAGTCGGCCCGCACGTCCGAAATCAGCGCCCGCCGCTAA
- a CDS encoding carboxypeptidase regulatory-like domain-containing protein, which produces MKPRLLNFRGLLWLLPLLLLAVGARAQTPVVRVTVVPLPPYSTHLSDYADQPNRLLVTLSNTSRQAVSLQLAGSITGDNGVSARTRPDARSPRPVNLAALQTRQLDADELGQLFDENMLTYTGVTVQEIVRGNGLPEGTYTICVKAMDYATGRLLSAEAPVGCSRPFALRSLEAPYIIRPLADENIRPNAPQNIVFTWSRPAGAPVTTEYELRIVEMSDSRRNPNDAFLAGTVPPLFERTVSGATVLLYGPGEPALIQGRRYAFAVTARDTRNRTVFRNNGRSEVQTFVYGTVPAGAPATASTPTKPVKTVKPGDVKTTLPMTTIKGRLVWGFRASEEKSGPSWATTTPTAVFDETNGAVATVLADPSYGPGGAGILAGGATHAKAGSHGPTGTGNTPSGGNGSVGGILGSSSSSGSSTGSFSGGGVGNSTFGTFGGGSGSSSGSGGNSGGSGGSSSGGLLSATIPNPQNALNNGGSASGVASVLGGGVTLGAGFGGASGSYSTPGQLGQIGAALKQQMPQFMGSQRYPLSKTKVRLVFDYKPIAPNQPGYSDKTLNATKSVVLGLGTTNANGEFSISYMNPGQFDEAGGLAVLTGSKTKTITAIRVEVDNPRFYSEPVPFAVPEPKNGEYDLGDVACMANSYRLKVQLTDGKNPITKGVKVELLRPTNWYVNSAYARPEGQLPEGKRPAEDFFVNLTKITEVPSIGADFTRLLANVGSVDDEYIVRITGEGYQMSITTLKVQPPAGPASDGVLTVTKSYTLTPMPPVVQGRVLRKQDNSPLQGATVRLYRGPMSKPDQQLSTETDAKGHFSIALKGSSMQEWTLLVTGTGVASNYEEKHLKLLKTGPAGIVNRDPILIDATQYPLAGRVVSDEGGSGVAAAALQWRSGGAPFTADDQGRFLALHQSGPDTLLVTKLGYQPRKVPVFVEGDGKTKSGKKSKGAGTYDVSTPEGLQQAAVGLSGVVQGFPSMQPGNLSSSSGSGNSGNGKKDKNKGGNAASTVPVTASIGTQYNPMPGLSADLTNSYVDLLQGAGVGKGVPVGEGQDLGLITLTKSVGRLLVTVLDSASKKPLANAEVSFMDASPALSATANASGRAFFGKAPGGPVTVRVAGAAGSAVAYVPSLTDVTVASNGDTTRLSVRLAPGTRVGGSVTSGGTAVAGAKIRVQGRPELEATTSTAGTYELVGVPAGQWTLEATKSGLVGQSKTQEFAAGANATLDFALTGAGFAIDKLLGFPIEIKEGGLKMEADTTLTGAFVSLPGNPVFEAAPGATLAFTKVAVRLDKSGVLRPKGQTFVQTDAPELSLKAFKFLPIRLKAATGLRVLMLADNPGLGKLVGQPEIDFGPLNGALGWAFPAGTTQYLSDVAGTGPVPDLPVLVAGTPTLPTSLRLRAAGSSASLTLYGFKATIDLQKSSVGTDGLHLSGDVQLSGIPGLGTTKVGMPELWLSTSGEIKKADLSFSPAPSVSLGPWGLTLSSGALSEQGFSLGGKLKLAVPGSAPSEVTFSKLTIGASMLYGGSFTLPSGGLDVLKLAKFKPVAGSPISFGQEPGGGAYILSGGAVTSLELLKKELTIKSFAVTSAGKFSAEVPLDYDVSFAGIATLKLTTLKFNTIGELGIDVGGGVQLDLPLVKAEAGGIKYRPGKSPSVNKIGLHFPLAGIGELGGKIEFLNSGFAGQLGFNVVGALKADASFKYQKVAGDTQFSTYLLASTPPIPVGPGVLLTGLGGGFEYKYKKVTSVTMSGIIGLGGDAGLALNPLSVTVASGPVISGTANLTVATQKFANASLLLDFPNQLAAVEIKANYSPVPLVSTATAGAKVVISGRQYDTYWMMGVYANAKMLGLLDVNANVLTAWNMNRDKHPEHAAYTQFINPAYLTNGNTVNGAHLLGSTFFGRTKENAWSRSFADIASGKVWFYNSASVNLDANFKSNAYGLGIASGWGGGADISIAGKSIAGADVGAEYAVHGGYNNAEGWNFDGKAGAHLTAWFGDCSAACANKICWGGCFDPCWPIPFADACDVCPIPVGGKVCVHPGITMSYKSKTGAVDVGLDL; this is translated from the coding sequence ATGAAACCACGACTCCTCAACTTCCGCGGGCTGCTCTGGCTGCTGCCGCTGCTGCTCCTGGCCGTGGGCGCCCGGGCCCAGACGCCGGTGGTGCGCGTGACGGTGGTGCCGCTGCCGCCGTACTCGACGCACCTGAGCGACTACGCCGACCAGCCCAACCGCCTGCTCGTCACGCTCAGTAACACCAGCCGGCAGGCGGTGAGCTTGCAGCTGGCCGGCTCCATCACGGGCGACAACGGCGTAAGCGCCCGCACCCGGCCCGACGCCCGTTCGCCCCGCCCAGTGAACCTGGCCGCCCTGCAAACCCGGCAGCTCGACGCCGACGAGTTGGGCCAGCTGTTTGATGAGAACATGCTGACTTACACCGGGGTGACGGTGCAGGAAATCGTGCGCGGCAACGGGCTGCCCGAGGGCACCTATACCATTTGTGTGAAGGCGATGGACTACGCCACAGGCCGGCTGCTGTCGGCCGAGGCGCCGGTGGGCTGCTCGCGGCCTTTCGCGCTGCGCAGTTTGGAGGCGCCCTACATCATCCGGCCGCTGGCCGATGAGAACATCCGGCCCAACGCCCCGCAGAACATTGTGTTTACCTGGAGCCGGCCGGCAGGCGCGCCCGTCACCACGGAGTACGAGCTGCGCATCGTGGAAATGTCGGACTCGCGCCGCAACCCCAACGACGCCTTCCTGGCCGGCACCGTGCCGCCTCTGTTCGAGCGCACCGTGAGCGGGGCCACTGTGCTGCTCTACGGCCCCGGCGAGCCGGCCCTGATTCAGGGCCGGCGCTACGCCTTCGCCGTGACGGCCCGCGACACGCGCAACCGCACGGTGTTCCGCAACAACGGCCGCTCGGAGGTGCAGACATTTGTGTACGGCACGGTGCCGGCCGGCGCCCCCGCCACCGCCAGCACCCCCACCAAACCGGTGAAAACCGTAAAGCCCGGCGACGTAAAAACGACGCTGCCGATGACTACCATCAAGGGCCGGCTGGTGTGGGGCTTCCGCGCCAGTGAGGAAAAGTCAGGGCCGTCCTGGGCCACGACGACGCCCACGGCCGTTTTCGATGAAACCAACGGCGCTGTGGCCACCGTGCTGGCCGACCCCAGCTACGGGCCGGGCGGGGCCGGCATTCTGGCTGGCGGCGCCACCCACGCCAAGGCGGGCAGCCATGGCCCGACGGGTACGGGCAACACGCCAAGCGGAGGTAATGGCAGTGTTGGCGGTATCCTCGGCAGCAGTTCGAGCAGCGGAAGTAGCACTGGCAGCTTCAGCGGTGGGGGCGTAGGCAACAGCACGTTTGGAACTTTCGGCGGTGGCTCAGGAAGTAGCTCGGGTAGCGGCGGCAACAGTGGCGGTTCGGGCGGTAGCTCTAGCGGCGGGTTGCTGTCGGCCACCATCCCTAACCCGCAGAATGCTTTGAACAATGGCGGCTCGGCAAGCGGCGTGGCCTCGGTGCTGGGCGGCGGCGTCACGCTAGGTGCGGGTTTTGGCGGCGCTTCGGGCAGCTACAGCACGCCCGGGCAGCTGGGACAAATCGGCGCGGCCTTGAAACAGCAGATGCCCCAGTTTATGGGCAGCCAGCGCTACCCGCTAAGCAAAACCAAGGTGCGGCTGGTATTTGATTATAAGCCTATTGCCCCCAACCAGCCCGGCTATTCCGACAAAACCCTGAACGCCACTAAAAGCGTGGTGCTGGGCCTGGGCACCACCAATGCCAACGGCGAGTTCAGCATCAGCTACATGAATCCCGGCCAGTTCGACGAGGCCGGCGGCCTGGCCGTGCTGACGGGCTCCAAAACGAAAACCATTACGGCCATTCGGGTCGAAGTCGACAACCCGCGCTTCTACTCCGAGCCGGTGCCCTTCGCCGTGCCCGAGCCCAAAAACGGCGAATACGACCTCGGCGACGTGGCTTGCATGGCCAATTCCTACCGCCTGAAAGTGCAGCTGACCGATGGCAAGAACCCCATCACCAAGGGCGTGAAAGTAGAGCTGCTGCGCCCTACTAACTGGTACGTCAACAGCGCCTACGCTCGTCCCGAGGGTCAATTGCCCGAGGGCAAGCGCCCCGCCGAGGACTTCTTCGTGAACCTGACCAAGATAACTGAGGTGCCCAGCATTGGCGCTGATTTCACGCGCCTGCTGGCCAACGTGGGCTCGGTCGACGACGAGTACATCGTCCGCATCACCGGCGAGGGCTACCAGATGTCGATTACGACCTTGAAGGTGCAGCCGCCCGCCGGCCCCGCCAGCGACGGCGTGCTCACCGTGACCAAAAGCTACACCCTGACGCCCATGCCGCCGGTGGTGCAGGGCCGCGTGCTGCGCAAGCAGGACAACAGCCCTCTGCAGGGCGCTACCGTGCGCCTCTACCGCGGGCCCATGAGTAAGCCCGACCAGCAGCTCAGCACCGAAACCGACGCCAAAGGCCATTTCAGCATTGCCCTGAAAGGCAGTAGCATGCAGGAATGGACCCTGCTCGTAACCGGCACCGGCGTGGCTTCGAACTACGAGGAAAAACACCTCAAGCTGCTGAAAACCGGCCCGGCCGGCATCGTCAACCGCGACCCCATCCTGATTGACGCTACCCAGTATCCGCTGGCTGGCCGCGTGGTGAGCGACGAGGGAGGCTCCGGCGTGGCCGCAGCCGCCTTGCAATGGCGTTCGGGCGGCGCCCCCTTCACTGCCGACGACCAAGGCCGCTTCCTGGCCCTGCACCAGTCCGGCCCCGATACGTTGCTCGTGACCAAGCTTGGCTACCAGCCCCGCAAGGTGCCCGTATTTGTGGAGGGCGACGGCAAAACCAAATCCGGCAAGAAAAGCAAGGGCGCCGGCACCTACGATGTGAGTACGCCCGAAGGCCTCCAGCAGGCCGCCGTGGGCTTGTCCGGCGTTGTACAAGGCTTCCCAAGCATGCAGCCGGGCAACCTGAGCAGCAGCAGCGGCTCGGGCAACTCGGGCAACGGCAAAAAAGACAAAAACAAAGGAGGCAACGCGGCCAGCACCGTGCCCGTCACGGCAAGCATCGGCACGCAGTACAACCCCATGCCGGGCCTGAGCGCCGACCTCACCAACAGCTACGTTGACTTATTGCAGGGCGCGGGCGTAGGAAAGGGCGTGCCGGTAGGAGAGGGGCAAGACTTAGGCCTCATCACTCTCACCAAATCGGTGGGCCGCCTGCTGGTGACGGTGCTCGATTCCGCTTCAAAAAAGCCGCTGGCCAACGCTGAGGTGAGCTTTATGGATGCCTCGCCGGCCTTGAGCGCCACCGCCAATGCCAGTGGCCGGGCCTTCTTCGGCAAAGCGCCGGGCGGGCCCGTGACGGTGCGGGTGGCCGGGGCCGCCGGCAGCGCCGTGGCCTACGTGCCCAGCCTGACCGACGTGACCGTGGCCTCCAACGGCGACACCACTCGCTTGAGCGTGCGGCTGGCCCCCGGCACCCGCGTGGGCGGCAGCGTCACGAGCGGCGGTACGGCCGTGGCCGGTGCCAAAATCCGCGTGCAGGGCCGCCCCGAGCTGGAAGCCACCACCAGCACCGCCGGCACCTACGAGTTGGTGGGCGTGCCCGCCGGCCAATGGACGCTCGAAGCCACTAAGTCGGGCCTCGTGGGCCAAAGCAAAACCCAGGAATTCGCAGCCGGCGCCAATGCCACCCTCGATTTCGCCCTCACCGGCGCAGGTTTTGCCATCGACAAGCTGCTGGGCTTTCCTATTGAAATCAAGGAAGGTGGGCTGAAAATGGAGGCCGACACCACCCTCACCGGTGCCTTTGTGAGCTTGCCTGGCAACCCCGTGTTCGAGGCCGCGCCGGGTGCCACGCTGGCCTTCACCAAAGTGGCGGTGCGGCTCGATAAGTCGGGTGTGCTACGGCCCAAGGGCCAGACCTTCGTGCAAACCGACGCGCCCGAACTGTCCCTCAAAGCCTTCAAATTCCTGCCCATCCGCCTGAAAGCGGCCACCGGCCTGCGCGTGCTGATGCTGGCCGACAACCCTGGCCTGGGCAAGCTGGTGGGCCAGCCCGAAATCGACTTCGGTCCGCTGAACGGCGCCCTGGGCTGGGCCTTCCCGGCCGGCACCACGCAATACTTGAGCGACGTGGCCGGCACCGGCCCGGTGCCCGACCTGCCGGTGCTGGTGGCCGGCACGCCCACCCTGCCCACCAGCCTGCGCCTGCGGGCGGCCGGCAGCTCGGCTAGCCTCACGCTCTACGGCTTCAAGGCCACCATCGACCTGCAAAAAAGCAGCGTGGGCACCGACGGCCTGCACCTGAGCGGCGACGTGCAGCTGAGCGGCATTCCCGGCCTGGGCACCACCAAAGTAGGCATGCCCGAGCTCTGGCTCTCCACCAGCGGCGAAATCAAGAAGGCCGACCTCAGCTTTAGCCCGGCGCCCAGCGTGTCTCTGGGACCGTGGGGGCTCACGCTCTCGTCGGGGGCGCTGTCGGAGCAGGGCTTCAGCCTGGGCGGCAAGCTCAAGCTGGCCGTGCCCGGCTCGGCGCCTTCGGAGGTGACGTTCAGCAAGCTCACCATTGGGGCCAGCATGCTCTACGGCGGCTCGTTCACGCTGCCCAGCGGCGGGCTCGACGTGCTGAAGCTGGCCAAGTTCAAGCCGGTGGCGGGCTCGCCCATCAGCTTTGGGCAAGAGCCCGGCGGCGGGGCCTACATCCTCTCGGGCGGAGCCGTGACCAGCCTGGAGCTACTGAAAAAGGAGCTGACTATTAAGAGCTTCGCTGTGACCTCGGCGGGCAAATTCTCGGCCGAAGTACCCCTTGATTATGATGTAAGCTTCGCCGGCATCGCTACGCTCAAGCTCACCACCCTCAAGTTCAACACCATCGGCGAGCTGGGCATCGACGTGGGCGGCGGCGTGCAGCTCGACCTGCCTCTGGTGAAGGCCGAGGCCGGCGGCATCAAATACCGCCCCGGCAAGTCGCCCTCGGTCAACAAAATTGGTCTGCACTTCCCGTTGGCCGGCATCGGCGAGCTGGGCGGCAAGATTGAGTTTTTGAACAGCGGCTTTGCCGGCCAGCTGGGCTTCAACGTGGTGGGCGCCCTCAAGGCCGATGCCAGTTTCAAGTACCAGAAGGTGGCGGGCGACACGCAGTTCAGCACTTACCTACTGGCCAGCACCCCGCCCATTCCCGTGGGGCCGGGCGTGCTGCTCACCGGCCTCGGCGGCGGGTTCGAGTACAAGTACAAGAAGGTGACTTCCGTGACGATGAGCGGCATCATCGGCCTGGGCGGCGACGCCGGCCTGGCCCTGAACCCGCTGAGCGTGACGGTGGCCAGTGGCCCGGTCATCAGCGGCACGGCCAACCTGACGGTAGCCACCCAGAAATTCGCCAACGCCAGCCTGCTGCTCGACTTCCCCAACCAGCTGGCAGCCGTCGAAATCAAGGCCAACTACAGCCCCGTGCCCCTGGTGAGCACAGCCACGGCCGGCGCCAAGGTGGTCATCAGCGGCCGGCAGTACGACACCTACTGGATGATGGGCGTGTACGCCAATGCCAAGATGCTGGGCCTGCTCGACGTGAACGCCAACGTGCTGACGGCTTGGAACATGAATCGTGACAAGCACCCCGAGCACGCGGCCTACACCCAGTTCATCAACCCCGCCTACCTCACCAACGGCAACACCGTGAATGGCGCCCACCTGCTGGGCAGCACCTTCTTTGGCCGCACCAAGGAAAATGCCTGGAGCCGCAGCTTTGCCGACATCGCCAGCGGCAAAGTGTGGTTCTACAACAGCGCCAGCGTGAACCTGGATGCCAACTTCAAGAGCAATGCCTACGGCCTGGGCATCGCCAGCGGCTGGGGCGGCGGGGCCGATATCAGCATCGCCGGCAAGAGCATTGCCGGGGCCGACGTAGGCGCCGAGTACGCCGTGCACGGCGGCTACAATAATGCCGAGGGCTGGAATTTCGACGGCAAGGCCGGCGCCCACCTCACCGCCTGGTTTGGCGACTGCAGCGCGGCTTGCGCCAACAAAATCTGCTGGGGCGGCTGCTTCGACCCCTGCTGGCCCATCCCCTTCGCCGATGCCTGCGACGTGTGCCCCATCCCCGTGGGCGGCAAGGTGTGCGTGCATCCCGGCATCACCATGAGCTACAAGTCGAAAACCGGCGCCGTGGACGTGGGGCTGGATTTGTAA